From Piliocolobus tephrosceles isolate RC106 chromosome 16, ASM277652v3, whole genome shotgun sequence, the proteins below share one genomic window:
- the INPP5K gene encoding inositol polyphosphate 5-phosphatase K isoform X3 produces MDVLSPLSFIKVSHVRMQGILLLVFAKYQHLPYIQILSTKSTPTGLFGYWGNKGGVNICLKLYGYYVSIINCHLPPHISNNYQRLEHFDRILEMQNCEGQDIPNILDHDLIIWFGDMNFRIEDFGLHFVRESIKNRCYSGLWEKDQLSIAKKHDPLLREFQEGRLLFPPTYKFDRNSNDYDTSEKKRKPAWTDRILWRLKRQPQAGPDTPRLPAPDFSLSLRSYSSHMVYSISDHKPVTGTFDLELKPLVSAPLIVLMPEDLWTMENDMMVSYSSTSDFPSSPWDWIGLYKVGLRDINDYVSYAWVGDSQVSCSDNLNQVYVDISSIPTTEDEFLLCYYSNSLRSVVGISRPFQPFSQEKTPWEPAPCLSCHPVS; encoded by the exons ATGGATGTGCTTTCCCCTCTGAGCTTCATCAAG GTCTCCCATGTCCGTATGCAGGGGATTCTCTTACTGGTCTTTGCCAAGTATCAGCATTTGCCTTATATCCAGATTCTGTCTACTAAATCCACCCCCACTGGCCTGTTTGGGTACTGG GGGAACAAAGGCGGGGTCAACATCTGCCTGAAGCTTTATGGCTACTATGTCAGCATCATCAACTGCCACCTGCCTCCCCATATTTCCAACAATTACCAGCGGCTGGAGCACTTTGACCGGATCCTGGAGATGCAGAATTGTGAGGGGCAAGACATCCCCAACATCCTGGATCACGA CCTCATTATCTGGTTTGGAGACATGAACTTTCGGATCGAGGACTTTGGGTTGCACTTTGTTCGAGAATCCATTAAAAATCGGTGCTACAGTGGCCTGTGGGAGAAGGACCAG CTCAGCATTGCCAAGAAACATGACCCACTGCTCCGGGAGTTCCAGGAGGGCCGCCTGCTCTTCCCACCCACCTACAAGTTTGATAGGAACTCCAACGACTATGACACCAG TGAGAAAAAACGCAAGCCTGCGTGGACCGATCGCATCCTGTGGAGGCTGAAGCGGCAGCCCCAGGCTGGCCCCGACACTCCCAGACTGCCGGCCCCAGACTTCTCCCTGTCTCTGAGGAGCTACAGCAGCCACATGGTGTACAGCATCAGCGACCATAAGCCTGTCACCGGCACTTTCGACTTGGAG CTGAAGCCGTTGGTGTCTGCTCCGCTGATTGTCCTGATGCCGGAGGACCTGTGGACCATGGAGAATGACATGATGGTCAGCTACTCGTCAACCTCGGACTTCCCCAGCAGCCCATGGGACTGGATTGGACTGTACAAG GTGGGGTTGCGGGACATTAATGACTACGTGTCCTACGCCTGGGTCGGGGACAGCCAGGTCTCCTGCAGCGACAACCTGAACCAG GTTTACGTCGACATCAGCAGTATCCCTACAACTGAAGATGAGTTTCTCCTCTGTTACTACAGCAACAGTCTGCGTTCTGTGGTGGGGATAAGCAGACCCTTCCAG CCCTTTTCCCAGGAGAAGACACCCTGGGAGCCTGCTCCGTGCTTGTCGTGCCATCCTGTGTCCTGA
- the INPP5K gene encoding inositol polyphosphate 5-phosphatase K isoform X1 gives MSSRKLSGPKGRRLSIHVVTWNVASAAPPVDLSDLLQLNNQNLNLDIYVIGLQELNSGIISLLSDAAFNDSWSSFLMDVLSPLSFIKVSHVRMQGILLLVFAKYQHLPYIQILSTKSTPTGLFGYWGNKGGVNICLKLYGYYVSIINCHLPPHISNNYQRLEHFDRILEMQNCEGQDIPNILDHDLIIWFGDMNFRIEDFGLHFVRESIKNRCYSGLWEKDQLSIAKKHDPLLREFQEGRLLFPPTYKFDRNSNDYDTSEKKRKPAWTDRILWRLKRQPQAGPDTPRLPAPDFSLSLRSYSSHMVYSISDHKPVTGTFDLELKPLVSAPLIVLMPEDLWTMENDMMVSYSSTSDFPSSPWDWIGLYKVGLRDINDYVSYAWVGDSQVSCSDNLNQVYVDISSIPTTEDEFLLCYYSNSLRSVVGISRPFQPFSQEKTPWEPAPCLSCHPVS, from the exons ATGAGCTCGCGGAAGCTGAGCGGGCCGAAAGGCAGGAGGCTCAG CATACATGTCGTGACTTGGAACGTGGCCTCAGCAGCGCCCCCTGTAGATCTCAGTGACCTGCTTCAGCTGAACAACCAGAACCTGAATCTTGACATATATGTCATTGG TTTGCAGGAACTGAACTCTGGGATCATAAGCCTCCTTTCCGATGCTGCCTTTAATGACTCGTGGAGCAGTTTCCTCATGGATGTGCTTTCCCCTCTGAGCTTCATCAAG GTCTCCCATGTCCGTATGCAGGGGATTCTCTTACTGGTCTTTGCCAAGTATCAGCATTTGCCTTATATCCAGATTCTGTCTACTAAATCCACCCCCACTGGCCTGTTTGGGTACTGG GGGAACAAAGGCGGGGTCAACATCTGCCTGAAGCTTTATGGCTACTATGTCAGCATCATCAACTGCCACCTGCCTCCCCATATTTCCAACAATTACCAGCGGCTGGAGCACTTTGACCGGATCCTGGAGATGCAGAATTGTGAGGGGCAAGACATCCCCAACATCCTGGATCACGA CCTCATTATCTGGTTTGGAGACATGAACTTTCGGATCGAGGACTTTGGGTTGCACTTTGTTCGAGAATCCATTAAAAATCGGTGCTACAGTGGCCTGTGGGAGAAGGACCAG CTCAGCATTGCCAAGAAACATGACCCACTGCTCCGGGAGTTCCAGGAGGGCCGCCTGCTCTTCCCACCCACCTACAAGTTTGATAGGAACTCCAACGACTATGACACCAG TGAGAAAAAACGCAAGCCTGCGTGGACCGATCGCATCCTGTGGAGGCTGAAGCGGCAGCCCCAGGCTGGCCCCGACACTCCCAGACTGCCGGCCCCAGACTTCTCCCTGTCTCTGAGGAGCTACAGCAGCCACATGGTGTACAGCATCAGCGACCATAAGCCTGTCACCGGCACTTTCGACTTGGAG CTGAAGCCGTTGGTGTCTGCTCCGCTGATTGTCCTGATGCCGGAGGACCTGTGGACCATGGAGAATGACATGATGGTCAGCTACTCGTCAACCTCGGACTTCCCCAGCAGCCCATGGGACTGGATTGGACTGTACAAG GTGGGGTTGCGGGACATTAATGACTACGTGTCCTACGCCTGGGTCGGGGACAGCCAGGTCTCCTGCAGCGACAACCTGAACCAG GTTTACGTCGACATCAGCAGTATCCCTACAACTGAAGATGAGTTTCTCCTCTGTTACTACAGCAACAGTCTGCGTTCTGTGGTGGGGATAAGCAGACCCTTCCAG CCCTTTTCCCAGGAGAAGACACCCTGGGAGCCTGCTCCGTGCTTGTCGTGCCATCCTGTGTCCTGA
- the INPP5K gene encoding inositol polyphosphate 5-phosphatase K isoform X4, translating into MQGILLLVFAKYQHLPYIQILSTKSTPTGLFGYWGNKGGVNICLKLYGYYVSIINCHLPPHISNNYQRLEHFDRILEMQNCEGQDIPNILDHDLIIWFGDMNFRIEDFGLHFVRESIKNRCYSGLWEKDQLSIAKKHDPLLREFQEGRLLFPPTYKFDRNSNDYDTSEKKRKPAWTDRILWRLKRQPQAGPDTPRLPAPDFSLSLRSYSSHMVYSISDHKPVTGTFDLELKPLVSAPLIVLMPEDLWTMENDMMVSYSSTSDFPSSPWDWIGLYKVGLRDINDYVSYAWVGDSQVSCSDNLNQVYVDISSIPTTEDEFLLCYYSNSLRSVVGISRPFQPFSQEKTPWEPAPCLSCHPVS; encoded by the exons ATGCAGGGGATTCTCTTACTGGTCTTTGCCAAGTATCAGCATTTGCCTTATATCCAGATTCTGTCTACTAAATCCACCCCCACTGGCCTGTTTGGGTACTGG GGGAACAAAGGCGGGGTCAACATCTGCCTGAAGCTTTATGGCTACTATGTCAGCATCATCAACTGCCACCTGCCTCCCCATATTTCCAACAATTACCAGCGGCTGGAGCACTTTGACCGGATCCTGGAGATGCAGAATTGTGAGGGGCAAGACATCCCCAACATCCTGGATCACGA CCTCATTATCTGGTTTGGAGACATGAACTTTCGGATCGAGGACTTTGGGTTGCACTTTGTTCGAGAATCCATTAAAAATCGGTGCTACAGTGGCCTGTGGGAGAAGGACCAG CTCAGCATTGCCAAGAAACATGACCCACTGCTCCGGGAGTTCCAGGAGGGCCGCCTGCTCTTCCCACCCACCTACAAGTTTGATAGGAACTCCAACGACTATGACACCAG TGAGAAAAAACGCAAGCCTGCGTGGACCGATCGCATCCTGTGGAGGCTGAAGCGGCAGCCCCAGGCTGGCCCCGACACTCCCAGACTGCCGGCCCCAGACTTCTCCCTGTCTCTGAGGAGCTACAGCAGCCACATGGTGTACAGCATCAGCGACCATAAGCCTGTCACCGGCACTTTCGACTTGGAG CTGAAGCCGTTGGTGTCTGCTCCGCTGATTGTCCTGATGCCGGAGGACCTGTGGACCATGGAGAATGACATGATGGTCAGCTACTCGTCAACCTCGGACTTCCCCAGCAGCCCATGGGACTGGATTGGACTGTACAAG GTGGGGTTGCGGGACATTAATGACTACGTGTCCTACGCCTGGGTCGGGGACAGCCAGGTCTCCTGCAGCGACAACCTGAACCAG GTTTACGTCGACATCAGCAGTATCCCTACAACTGAAGATGAGTTTCTCCTCTGTTACTACAGCAACAGTCTGCGTTCTGTGGTGGGGATAAGCAGACCCTTCCAG CCCTTTTCCCAGGAGAAGACACCCTGGGAGCCTGCTCCGTGCTTGTCGTGCCATCCTGTGTCCTGA
- the INPP5K gene encoding inositol polyphosphate 5-phosphatase K isoform X2: MSSRKLSGPKGRRLSIHVVTWNVASAAPPVDLSDLLQLNNQNLNLDIYVIGLQELNSGIISLLSDAAFNDSWSSFLMDVLSPLSFIKVSHVRMQGILLLVFAKYQHLPYIQILSTKSTPTGLFGYWGNKGGVNICLKLYGYYVSIINCHLPPHISNNYQRLEHFDRILEMQNCEGQDIPNILDHDLIIWFGDMNFRIEDFGLHFVRESIKNRCYSGLWEKDQLSIAKKHDPLLREFQEGRLLFPPTYKFDRNSNDYDTSEKKRKPAWTDRILWRLKRQPQAGPDTPRLPAPDFSLSLRSYSSHMVYSISDHKPVTGTFDLELKPLVSAPLIVLMPEDLWTMENDMMVSYSSTSDFPSSPWDWIGLYKVGLRDINDYVSYAWVGDSQVSCSDNLNQVYVDISSIPTTEDEFLLCYYSNSLRSVVGISRPFQIPPGSLREDPVGEAQPQI, from the exons ATGAGCTCGCGGAAGCTGAGCGGGCCGAAAGGCAGGAGGCTCAG CATACATGTCGTGACTTGGAACGTGGCCTCAGCAGCGCCCCCTGTAGATCTCAGTGACCTGCTTCAGCTGAACAACCAGAACCTGAATCTTGACATATATGTCATTGG TTTGCAGGAACTGAACTCTGGGATCATAAGCCTCCTTTCCGATGCTGCCTTTAATGACTCGTGGAGCAGTTTCCTCATGGATGTGCTTTCCCCTCTGAGCTTCATCAAG GTCTCCCATGTCCGTATGCAGGGGATTCTCTTACTGGTCTTTGCCAAGTATCAGCATTTGCCTTATATCCAGATTCTGTCTACTAAATCCACCCCCACTGGCCTGTTTGGGTACTGG GGGAACAAAGGCGGGGTCAACATCTGCCTGAAGCTTTATGGCTACTATGTCAGCATCATCAACTGCCACCTGCCTCCCCATATTTCCAACAATTACCAGCGGCTGGAGCACTTTGACCGGATCCTGGAGATGCAGAATTGTGAGGGGCAAGACATCCCCAACATCCTGGATCACGA CCTCATTATCTGGTTTGGAGACATGAACTTTCGGATCGAGGACTTTGGGTTGCACTTTGTTCGAGAATCCATTAAAAATCGGTGCTACAGTGGCCTGTGGGAGAAGGACCAG CTCAGCATTGCCAAGAAACATGACCCACTGCTCCGGGAGTTCCAGGAGGGCCGCCTGCTCTTCCCACCCACCTACAAGTTTGATAGGAACTCCAACGACTATGACACCAG TGAGAAAAAACGCAAGCCTGCGTGGACCGATCGCATCCTGTGGAGGCTGAAGCGGCAGCCCCAGGCTGGCCCCGACACTCCCAGACTGCCGGCCCCAGACTTCTCCCTGTCTCTGAGGAGCTACAGCAGCCACATGGTGTACAGCATCAGCGACCATAAGCCTGTCACCGGCACTTTCGACTTGGAG CTGAAGCCGTTGGTGTCTGCTCCGCTGATTGTCCTGATGCCGGAGGACCTGTGGACCATGGAGAATGACATGATGGTCAGCTACTCGTCAACCTCGGACTTCCCCAGCAGCCCATGGGACTGGATTGGACTGTACAAG GTGGGGTTGCGGGACATTAATGACTACGTGTCCTACGCCTGGGTCGGGGACAGCCAGGTCTCCTGCAGCGACAACCTGAACCAG GTTTACGTCGACATCAGCAGTATCCCTACAACTGAAGATGAGTTTCTCCTCTGTTACTACAGCAACAGTCTGCGTTCTGTGGTGGGGATAAGCAGACCCTTCCAG ATCCCGCCTGGCTCCTTGAGGGAGGACCCAGTGGGTGAAGCACAGCCACAGATCTGA